One Succinispira mobilis DSM 6222 genomic window carries:
- a CDS encoding autotransporter outer membrane beta-barrel domain-containing protein — protein sequence MKANNFLKKMQTKQLLKQIAWVSCASGCLLFSSYSDNLASAATITTTGGDYDIASLGTHVNSNYRYLADDININNASLKIYNYNESKRLDLLGNIKISNPGGDYALFLEGVSANSSNINYLLIDTNKTVQIDGNIKAQGALSDDEYHLEAKASISLSLNNSRSYLAGDLILTGDDGKSGIGLTLKNGGTWYPKKNSYTLSTANFPWTMIPQGIHLNVQEGGVIDLYHENPTTKRASAVGRTFTLTNTGTAANNATFVLQSDLASNSADKVVLNGTTGSNTYYVQIANDPVIAQGAGTYTATGEIVVMQAGATDTVNAKAYTTTQDYNAGLTTNTVKITPTLATTGVATKLTGLTVESIAAEIAGPAQQMANAAAVSSQGVLSAWRAENNDLLRRMGDLRQEENETGIWARIYGGDTEINTSTPSKVQYRGMQVGYDSKLDLADGKLFKGIAISHMQGDVVYNAGKAETKSTMFGVYGSYQGKKGHFADLIVKYGRMSNEAATGSTVTTRYESSSATRGLNLSLEYGYHKELDNNWYVEPLTEINYGRINSNDYTMQTSSGAGAQVKNEAVSSVIGRLGINIGKQTSKGNVYGKLAVVREFAGGTGVTTNYGSYSQYTNEDMKDTWFEYGVGFNHKLSKNGNLYGEITKTAGADKVVEKWKANVGYRHSF from the coding sequence ATGAAAGCGAATAATTTTTTGAAAAAAATGCAAACTAAACAATTGTTAAAGCAAATAGCCTGGGTAAGTTGTGCCAGTGGCTGTTTATTATTCAGTAGCTATTCGGATAACTTAGCTAGTGCGGCAACAATAACTACTACTGGTGGCGATTATGACATCGCTTCGCTAGGGACACATGTAAATTCAAATTACAGGTATTTAGCGGATGATATTAATATTAATAACGCTTCTTTGAAAATATATAATTATAATGAATCAAAGCGACTAGATCTGCTAGGAAATATTAAAATATCTAATCCTGGGGGAGATTATGCACTATTTTTAGAGGGGGTTAGTGCTAACTCGAGTAATATAAACTATTTACTAATTGACACTAATAAAACAGTGCAAATTGATGGCAATATAAAAGCGCAGGGAGCACTTTCGGATGATGAGTATCATCTGGAAGCAAAAGCTTCTATATCGTTAAGTTTAAATAATTCACGGTCCTATTTAGCGGGTGATTTAATTTTGACGGGAGACGATGGGAAAAGTGGGATTGGCTTAACTTTGAAAAATGGCGGGACTTGGTACCCTAAGAAGAATAGCTATACGTTGAGTACGGCAAATTTTCCATGGACTATGATACCCCAAGGCATTCATTTAAACGTTCAAGAGGGCGGGGTAATTGATTTGTATCATGAAAATCCTACGACCAAAAGAGCGAGTGCGGTGGGCCGGACTTTTACACTAACGAACACTGGGACGGCTGCTAATAATGCCACTTTTGTGTTGCAAAGTGATTTAGCAAGTAATAGTGCGGACAAAGTAGTACTAAATGGTACAACAGGCAGTAATACCTATTATGTGCAAATAGCTAACGACCCTGTAATTGCGCAGGGTGCAGGAACGTATACAGCTACGGGAGAAATCGTAGTTATGCAAGCTGGGGCAACGGATACGGTAAATGCCAAAGCCTACACGACTACCCAAGATTATAATGCCGGTTTAACGACTAACACCGTGAAAATTACGCCAACTCTAGCTACAACTGGTGTGGCAACTAAACTGACAGGCTTGACGGTAGAAAGTATCGCCGCGGAAATCGCTGGTCCAGCTCAACAGATGGCTAATGCCGCTGCAGTATCAAGTCAAGGGGTGCTGTCGGCTTGGCGGGCAGAAAATAATGACTTGTTAAGACGGATGGGTGATTTGCGTCAAGAAGAAAACGAAACAGGGATTTGGGCGAGAATATATGGGGGCGATACGGAAATTAACACTAGCACACCTTCTAAAGTTCAATATCGAGGTATGCAGGTTGGTTATGATAGTAAGTTAGATTTAGCAGACGGCAAGCTGTTTAAAGGGATTGCAATTTCACATATGCAAGGCGATGTTGTTTATAATGCCGGCAAAGCCGAAACAAAATCGACGATGTTTGGGGTATATGGGAGTTATCAAGGTAAAAAAGGCCATTTTGCCGATTTAATTGTCAAGTATGGGCGGATGAGTAATGAAGCGGCTACAGGTTCGACAGTAACTACTAGATATGAAAGTAGTTCGGCAACTAGAGGGCTGAATTTATCTTTAGAATATGGTTATCACAAAGAATTGGATAATAACTGGTATGTAGAGCCGTTGACAGAAATAAATTATGGGCGGATTAATAGTAATGATTACACGATGCAGACGAGTAGTGGAGCGGGAGCACAGGTGAAAAACGAGGCGGTAAGCTCAGTAATTGGTCGGCTGGGAATAAATATTGGCAAGCAAACTAGCAAAGGGAATGTCTATGGTAAATTAGCAGTAGTACGAGAGTTTGCTGGTGGTACAGGCGTAACTACAAATTACGGTAGCTATAGCCAATACACAAATGAAGATATGAAAGATACTTGGTTTGAATATGGGGTAGGTTTTAATCACAAACTTAGTAAAAATGGTAATTTATATGGAGAAATAACTAAAACTGCGGGTGCCGATAAAGTAGTCGAAAAATGGAAGGCTAATGTTGGCTATCGCCACAGTTTTTAG
- the argR gene encoding arginine repressor has translation MKNMRHARIREIIQSKVIETQDDLTKALKEMSIDVTQATVSRDIKELMLIKVPMGDGCYRYAFPTDQATMFSQARMARTFQDSVVSIKASENIIVFKTLPGTAQAVAYNIDYVKWPEILGTVAGDDTIFVVVADKNCVDSLIAKFREII, from the coding sequence ATGAAGAACATGCGACATGCCAGAATCAGAGAGATTATCCAATCTAAGGTTATTGAAACTCAAGATGATTTGACAAAAGCTCTAAAAGAAATGTCTATTGATGTAACGCAAGCAACTGTTTCGCGGGATATTAAGGAACTTATGTTGATCAAGGTTCCAATGGGCGATGGCTGTTATCGTTATGCTTTCCCCACCGACCAAGCAACGATGTTCTCGCAAGCTAGAATGGCTCGGACCTTCCAAGATTCAGTGGTTAGCATTAAAGCCAGTGAAAATATTATTGTGTTTAAAACTTTACCAGGGACTGCGCAAGCTGTTGCCTACAACATTGATTATGTAAAATGGCCAGAAATATTAGGTACTGTTGCTGGAGATGATACTATTTTTGTAGTGGTCGCAGATAAAAATTGTGTAGATAGTTTAATTGCTAAATTTAGAGAGATTATATAA
- a CDS encoding sensor histidine kinase, with product MLAFFLAICLAIAQLPGIAIRYLPFANFVTAVDKQRLFKFYLVWFISKIIILTYVFQIFGSKFLIYKLMLIICAFPYFFINLAIIKNRTAQHLFILGMQGIYSFLLHTLATMVIVVLTTYHNYSPYWLLTLQTIFYLILFALSFIPLRKILKNVFVAYHSVNDNFYWQTIYPLPLLLCLNNMFLALHESRIDSWFQLISRFSFGLSFFVICRCIHVDLKTLEKRFELAHNNKLLGVQITSLKEQFNLVEETEKKLNIMRHDMRHQLQLLNTLIREQDLTSALLLIDGLNQELEETRIVQFCKNTLINTALSVYISRAQGYAIQVEHKINIPAKLPIAENDFSIILSNLLENAINATKKQALENRWLKIIAQADATQLAVIIENYYAGEVLFDTDGFPKTLVKGHGIGIHSLKAFLNKYQGQAIFTHQDNCFKVLLIFNFSDTKQNFA from the coding sequence ATGTTAGCATTTTTCTTAGCCATTTGTTTGGCAATTGCTCAATTGCCTGGAATAGCAATTCGCTATTTACCTTTCGCGAACTTTGTTACCGCCGTTGATAAACAGCGGCTCTTTAAATTTTATCTTGTCTGGTTTATTAGCAAAATTATAATTTTAACCTATGTTTTTCAAATTTTCGGTTCTAAATTTTTAATATATAAATTAATGTTGATTATTTGTGCCTTTCCTTATTTTTTCATTAATCTTGCTATTATCAAAAACAGAACTGCACAACATCTCTTTATTTTAGGCATGCAAGGAATTTATTCTTTCCTTTTACATACTTTAGCAACTATGGTGATCGTTGTTTTAACAACTTACCATAATTACTCACCTTACTGGCTGTTAACTCTACAGACGATTTTTTATTTAATTTTATTTGCCTTATCTTTTATTCCCTTGCGGAAAATTCTTAAAAATGTCTTTGTGGCTTATCATTCGGTTAATGATAATTTCTACTGGCAAACCATTTATCCCCTACCGCTTTTGCTGTGTTTAAACAACATGTTCTTAGCCTTACATGAAAGTCGGATTGATTCTTGGTTTCAACTAATTTCACGTTTTTCTTTCGGCCTATCATTTTTTGTAATTTGCCGTTGCATTCATGTCGATCTTAAAACTTTGGAAAAACGTTTTGAATTAGCCCATAATAACAAATTGTTGGGCGTTCAAATTACTTCTTTAAAAGAACAATTTAATTTAGTGGAAGAAACAGAGAAAAAGCTAAATATTATGCGCCATGATATGCGTCATCAATTACAATTATTAAATACGTTAATTCGCGAACAAGATCTAACTTCTGCCTTGCTCCTTATTGATGGTTTAAACCAAGAATTAGAAGAAACTAGAATTGTCCAGTTTTGTAAAAACACGCTCATTAACACCGCTCTTTCTGTTTACATCAGTCGTGCTCAAGGTTATGCTATTCAAGTTGAGCACAAGATAAATATTCCCGCTAAACTGCCTATTGCCGAAAATGATTTTTCCATTATTTTGTCCAATTTACTAGAAAATGCGATTAACGCAACTAAAAAGCAAGCGCTAGAAAATCGTTGGCTAAAAATAATCGCCCAGGCTGACGCCACACAATTAGCTGTAATAATTGAAAACTATTACGCAGGTGAAGTCTTGTTTGATACAGACGGATTTCCCAAAACGCTAGTAAAAGGTCATGGCATTGGCATCCATTCGCTCAAAGCTTTTTTAAACAAATATCAAGGCCAAGCAATTTTCACACATCAAGATAATTGCTTTAAGGTTTTGCTTATCTTTAATTTTTCTGACACTAAGCAAAATTTTGCTTAG
- a CDS encoding TlyA family RNA methyltransferase yields the protein MKKERIDSLLFNRGLFPSRERARAAIMAGRVLVNMQKVDKAGSMVDPNAEIRLIGENLPYVSRGGLKLKKAIDAFALDFQSKIVADIGASTGGFTDCALQHGARKVYAIDVGYGQLAWSLRTDERVVNLERTNVRYLEAGLVPEKIDIATIDVAFISLEKILIKVKELLNTTGYIVALIKPQFEAGREFVGKKGVVREPNVHRQVINKVIEHSQELELQVLGLSFSPVKGPEGNIEYLLFLTNSRQLPAYEYNVDLVVSAAHDSLSNS from the coding sequence ATGAAGAAAGAAAGAATAGATAGCTTGTTATTTAATCGAGGTTTGTTTCCTAGTCGCGAAAGAGCAAGAGCTGCGATTATGGCGGGACGAGTTTTGGTAAATATGCAAAAAGTTGATAAAGCGGGCAGTATGGTTGATCCAAACGCTGAAATCCGCTTGATTGGGGAAAATTTGCCTTATGTAAGTCGTGGTGGCTTAAAATTAAAAAAAGCGATAGATGCTTTTGCACTTGACTTTCAAAGTAAAATTGTTGCAGATATTGGCGCCTCTACAGGCGGATTTACAGATTGTGCTTTGCAACATGGGGCGCGCAAAGTTTATGCAATTGATGTAGGTTATGGGCAGTTAGCTTGGAGTTTGCGTACCGATGAGCGGGTAGTCAACTTAGAGAGAACTAATGTAAGATATTTAGAAGCTGGGTTAGTACCAGAAAAAATAGATATAGCAACTATTGATGTAGCTTTTATCTCTTTGGAGAAAATCCTAATAAAAGTAAAAGAATTATTAAATACTACGGGCTATATCGTTGCTTTAATTAAACCACAGTTTGAAGCTGGACGAGAGTTTGTCGGTAAAAAAGGTGTGGTACGAGAACCAAACGTACATCGTCAAGTTATCAATAAAGTAATCGAACATAGTCAAGAATTAGAGTTACAAGTTTTAGGTTTAAGTTTTTCACCAGTTAAGGGTCCAGAAGGCAACATTGAATATTTATTGTTCTTAACGAATTCACGCCAACTACCAGCATATGAGTATAATGTTGATTTGGTAGTTAGTGCCGCACATGATTCTTTGAGTAACAGTTAG
- a CDS encoding LytR/AlgR family response regulator transcription factor, translated as MQIAIVDDLAVERKLAKQLIGQYFYQHRNLSSPALNLQEFASGEEFWQNFTPNTFSLIFLDIYMGGLNGILLAKKIRNLDKNCQIIFFTSSQEHLLDGYDVQACGYLLKPLNLNLGRLYKTLDYCWEKLALDKRSLAVTSEKTPLMVAFRELIYLEYNNSRSINLHLTTQVLPVSDSYAYFANNLLTDRRFIECYHKLILNLDYVANLQETDFLLKTGARIPISRRKKLSVKQAYIEYFLTK; from the coding sequence TTGCAAATCGCAATTGTTGATGATTTAGCAGTTGAACGTAAACTTGCCAAACAACTAATCGGCCAATATTTTTACCAACATCGCAATTTATCTTCCCCCGCTTTAAACTTGCAAGAATTTGCCAGTGGAGAAGAATTTTGGCAAAATTTCACCCCCAATACTTTTAGCCTAATTTTTTTGGATATCTATATGGGTGGACTTAATGGCATACTATTGGCTAAAAAAATCAGAAACCTTGATAAGAATTGTCAAATTATTTTTTTCACTTCCAGTCAAGAACATCTCTTAGATGGTTATGACGTGCAAGCCTGTGGTTATCTGCTTAAACCCTTAAATTTAAACTTAGGACGTCTGTATAAAACTCTAGACTACTGTTGGGAAAAATTAGCTCTAGATAAACGTTCTCTAGCTGTAACCAGCGAAAAAACCCCTTTAATGGTCGCTTTTCGGGAGCTTATTTATCTAGAGTACAATAATAGTCGTTCAATAAACTTGCACCTCACCACCCAAGTCTTGCCAGTTAGTGATTCTTATGCCTATTTCGCAAATAATCTCTTAACGGATCGACGCTTTATTGAGTGTTATCATAAGTTAATTCTCAACTTGGACTATGTCGCCAACCTCCAAGAAACCGATTTCCTGTTAAAAACTGGTGCCCGGATTCCTATTAGCCGTCGTAAAAAACTCTCCGTCAAGCAAGCTTATATTGAATATTTTTTAACAAAATAA
- the recN gene encoding DNA repair protein RecN: MLEWLSVYNFALIEQVKIEFSRGFNVLTGETGAGKSILLDAVSTILGARSSIENIRETCDYYRIQALFNIANLSHIQEWLSEKGFEVTESELLITRKLNKNGKNFIDINGVQVTLATLRELGALLVDMHAQNNNQLLVQAGYQLELLDFSLTEQEQKILKAYKNIFEQYNKAEKELQEVRNSLRAREQRMDILRWQIQEITNVAPKLNEYEQLELESKRLGNLEKIRQNLQEATFLLEKPQGGGILEDLVRLNSKLENLARYEPKFQDFVKSMQDWQYLIQEVKLELLDYYEQSESKPINLEKIQLRLDELYKLYKKYGSYEATMLFFKSAQEEYSSLETIEENIKGLEEQLGKLQAQLEVKASNLSLVRQKAAEKLSSAVQEHLRDLAMPQAVFKIQVIPQSDFGKFGRDDVQLLFSANLGQQLRPVAKVASGGELSRIFLALKTVLMRNFNYSTMIFDEVDTGVSGLTAQRMAEKLVLISKTCQVICVTHLPPVACMADTHLCIKKYQTTDNTMTQVNSLDLAGKIAEISNMMAGDSQTDLTKDSAAQMLKIAQERKLFLRGY; encoded by the coding sequence ATGTTAGAATGGCTATCTGTTTATAATTTTGCTTTAATAGAACAGGTAAAAATAGAATTTTCCAGAGGTTTTAATGTGCTAACGGGTGAAACAGGCGCAGGAAAATCTATTCTATTAGATGCGGTAAGTACGATTTTAGGGGCGCGTAGTTCCATAGAGAACATCCGAGAAACTTGCGACTATTATCGTATTCAAGCGCTTTTCAACATCGCTAACCTTAGCCACATTCAAGAGTGGTTGAGTGAAAAAGGTTTTGAGGTAACAGAAAGCGAATTGCTAATAACCCGAAAACTCAACAAAAATGGGAAAAATTTTATTGATATTAACGGGGTGCAGGTAACTTTAGCGACCTTAAGAGAGTTAGGGGCGCTACTGGTAGATATGCATGCTCAAAATAACAATCAGCTCTTAGTGCAAGCTGGCTATCAGTTGGAATTGCTTGATTTTTCCTTAACGGAACAGGAACAGAAAATCTTAAAGGCTTATAAAAATATTTTTGAGCAATACAACAAAGCGGAGAAAGAGTTACAAGAGGTGCGAAATAGTTTGCGAGCTCGCGAGCAAAGAATGGATATTTTGCGTTGGCAAATTCAAGAAATCACCAATGTTGCACCTAAGCTAAATGAATATGAACAACTAGAGCTAGAAAGTAAGCGGTTGGGCAATTTAGAAAAAATTCGTCAAAATTTACAAGAAGCTACATTTTTATTAGAAAAACCTCAAGGTGGCGGGATATTAGAAGATTTAGTACGTTTAAATAGCAAGTTGGAAAATTTAGCGAGATACGAACCGAAGTTTCAAGATTTTGTTAAAAGCATGCAAGACTGGCAGTACTTAATACAAGAAGTGAAATTAGAACTGCTAGATTATTATGAACAAAGTGAAAGCAAACCGATAAATTTGGAAAAAATACAACTGCGGTTGGATGAGTTATATAAATTATATAAAAAATATGGTAGTTATGAAGCAACCATGCTTTTTTTTAAATCGGCCCAAGAAGAATACTCTAGCTTAGAAACTATAGAAGAAAACATTAAGGGGTTAGAAGAGCAACTAGGAAAACTACAAGCACAATTAGAAGTAAAAGCTAGTAATCTTAGTTTAGTCCGTCAAAAAGCTGCAGAAAAGCTGTCCAGTGCTGTCCAAGAACATTTACGGGATCTAGCAATGCCCCAAGCAGTTTTTAAAATACAAGTTATTCCGCAGTCGGACTTCGGAAAATTTGGTAGAGATGATGTGCAACTCTTGTTTTCAGCTAATTTGGGTCAACAACTTAGGCCGGTAGCTAAAGTGGCTTCGGGTGGTGAGTTATCCAGAATATTTTTAGCCTTAAAAACAGTTCTGATGCGTAACTTTAATTATTCTACAATGATTTTTGATGAAGTAGATACAGGTGTTAGTGGCTTAACTGCACAACGTATGGCGGAAAAACTAGTTTTGATTTCTAAAACTTGTCAGGTGATATGTGTGACACATTTGCCACCGGTAGCGTGTATGGCTGATACACATTTGTGTATCAAAAAATATCAAACCACTGATAATACCATGACTCAAGTAAACAGCTTGGATTTAGCCGGGAAAATTGCGGAAATATCGAATATGATGGCTGGCGATAGTCAGACGGATTTAACTAAAGATAGTGCGGCACAAATGCTAAAAATAGCTCAGGAACGAAAACTCTTTTTACGGGGCTATTAA
- a CDS encoding tRNA (mnm(5)s(2)U34)-methyltransferase, with translation MKIVQTFKPVTVAQLFMRPKLTTAEVIVDATCGNGHDCLFLAKHSQPEAQIYAFDIQTQSILNSKKLLAQNCLDNKVEFYQENFVNIKKYVDKKLDLVVFNLGYLPGENKNITTCVNDLCLTIPLIVELLSIQGIIIIVSYPGHEQGKKEFIWLEKYLPELSNKVYNVGKYQLFNHQKPSPIVYIVERV, from the coding sequence GTGAAGATAGTGCAAACTTTTAAACCAGTAACAGTTGCACAATTATTTATGAGGCCCAAACTAACTACTGCCGAGGTAATTGTAGATGCTACCTGTGGCAATGGGCATGATTGCTTGTTTTTGGCTAAGCATAGCCAGCCAGAGGCCCAAATTTATGCCTTTGATATACAAACACAAAGTATCTTAAATTCTAAGAAACTTCTTGCGCAAAATTGTTTAGATAATAAGGTAGAATTTTATCAAGAGAATTTTGTAAATATAAAAAAATATGTGGATAAAAAGCTGGATTTGGTAGTTTTTAATCTGGGTTATTTACCCGGTGAAAATAAAAATATTACTACTTGTGTAAATGACTTATGTTTGACAATTCCCTTAATAGTGGAGCTGTTATCGATTCAAGGGATAATTATTATCGTGAGTTATCCAGGACATGAACAAGGCAAAAAAGAATTTATTTGGTTGGAAAAATATTTACCAGAATTATCAAATAAGGTGTATAATGTTGGTAAATATCAATTATTTAATCATCAAAAACCTAGTCCAATAGTGTATATTGTTGAAAGAGTATAG
- a CDS encoding NAD(+)/NADH kinase, translated as MSKTVFVFPNLTKPQVLESLEMVLQFLGEGGVQVVLPTDLARQYGTLSFSEKIKEGPAAINLAISLGGDGTLLRMVKCVAPYKIPVCGVNMGQLGFLAELELPKLREQLQSILTGKFTIENRSMLKACLIRKERQVSCVHSLNDIVIARGSSLQMLRLYVDFNNGSRVKYPVDGLIFATTTGSTAYSLSAGGPIVHPSLDAMLITPVCAHALYTRPFVVSMSEQILVSLALDTEEVVLSADGVTFEKMLKGDKLAISSSEFKIPFVHVASQDYYATWQTKLRRGEDSANF; from the coding sequence ATGTCTAAGACGGTATTTGTTTTCCCTAATCTAACTAAACCGCAAGTATTAGAAAGCTTAGAGATGGTGCTGCAGTTTTTGGGTGAAGGTGGAGTTCAAGTAGTGTTACCCACAGATTTAGCACGCCAATATGGAACTTTAAGTTTTAGTGAAAAAATTAAAGAAGGCCCCGCAGCGATAAATTTAGCTATTTCTTTAGGTGGCGATGGGACATTGTTGCGAATGGTAAAATGTGTTGCTCCCTATAAAATTCCTGTTTGCGGAGTTAATATGGGTCAATTAGGATTTTTAGCGGAATTAGAGTTACCTAAATTACGCGAGCAATTGCAAAGTATTTTGACTGGGAAATTTACTATTGAAAACAGAAGTATGCTTAAAGCCTGCTTGATAAGAAAAGAGCGGCAAGTAAGCTGTGTGCATTCGTTAAATGATATTGTCATTGCGCGCGGTAGTAGTTTACAGATGTTACGTTTATATGTTGATTTTAATAATGGGAGTCGGGTTAAGTACCCTGTAGATGGGTTGATTTTTGCGACCACGACGGGTTCGACAGCGTACTCTTTATCGGCAGGAGGACCGATTGTCCATCCTAGCTTAGATGCAATGTTAATCACGCCAGTTTGTGCTCATGCACTCTATACACGACCATTTGTAGTTAGCATGTCTGAACAAATTTTAGTTAGCTTAGCTCTAGATACCGAAGAAGTAGTATTATCGGCAGATGGAGTGACCTTTGAAAAAATGCTCAAGGGTGACAAATTAGCTATTTCGAGCAGTGAATTCAAAATACCCTTTGTACATGTGGCAAGTCAAGACTATTATGCTACTTGGCAGACGAAGCTGCGTAGAGGTGAAGATAGTGCAAACTTTTAA
- a CDS encoding NUDIX hydrolase: MELKETKIQSVSKFSGNIIDVYQDQVRLPNGKLASRDVVRHCQAVVVVPILPNGDIVFVEQYRYPLQEVLLELPAGKLDAGEELLTCAERELVEETGYRAEKMQYLGKIATTPGFCDEIIHVFLAEKLIAGLACPDSDEFLQVKILTSAAVKSAIQTGSLYDSKSLAALYLQEISCKKT, from the coding sequence ATGGAATTAAAAGAAACTAAAATTCAATCGGTTAGTAAGTTTTCTGGCAATATAATTGATGTTTATCAAGATCAAGTACGCTTGCCTAATGGTAAGTTGGCTAGTAGAGATGTAGTTAGGCATTGCCAGGCTGTAGTTGTAGTGCCGATATTACCAAATGGGGATATTGTGTTTGTCGAACAATACCGCTACCCCTTGCAAGAAGTCCTCTTAGAATTACCAGCAGGTAAGTTGGATGCTGGTGAAGAACTATTAACTTGTGCAGAGCGGGAATTAGTCGAAGAAACAGGTTATCGGGCTGAAAAAATGCAGTATTTAGGCAAAATAGCTACAACTCCAGGGTTTTGCGATGAAATAATCCATGTGTTTTTAGCGGAAAAGTTGATAGCTGGTCTTGCCTGTCCAGATAGTGATGAGTTTTTGCAGGTGAAAATTCTGACATCCGCAGCTGTGAAGAGTGCTATTCAGACGGGAAGTCTATATGATAGTAAAAGCCTTGCCGCTTTATACCTGCAGGAAATATCTTGCAAAAAAACTTGA
- a CDS encoding glycosyltransferase family 8 protein, producing MEEYQIAFGVDANYVKYAGVMMTSIILNQPGQAICFHLVCDGLNPEDQDKLEEFTKLYRNTKIMIYEAKELLKAVPDLPQGAPDRLNKTVFLRILLPNYLPSTVKKILYFDADMLCVGSLAKLWQQELAKNFLAALLDPAHVLRSKKLGLSHKRYFNAGAMLIDVDGWRQAQMTERVLASYRENMARFPMLEQDTLNYLLDGQFTEFSATSICTMDAFNHLQIKPQADNVVWHFVNAGKPWVKNCDPEIEKIYWGYVHRSLWFDMTAIEPRDVKTAFLAGKNAEKKGEYKAAAHYLGLVASRLMEYYLQQMERD from the coding sequence GTGGAAGAATATCAAATTGCCTTTGGGGTAGATGCTAATTACGTAAAATATGCGGGCGTAATGATGACCTCAATTATACTAAATCAACCAGGACAAGCCATTTGTTTTCATTTAGTGTGTGATGGTTTAAACCCTGAAGACCAAGATAAACTAGAAGAATTTACTAAACTATATCGTAACACTAAAATTATGATCTATGAGGCCAAAGAGTTATTAAAGGCCGTACCAGATTTGCCGCAGGGCGCTCCAGATAGATTAAATAAAACGGTGTTTTTGCGAATTCTTTTGCCGAACTATTTGCCTAGTACGGTAAAAAAGATTTTGTATTTTGATGCAGATATGCTCTGTGTTGGCTCGTTAGCAAAACTTTGGCAACAAGAATTAGCTAAGAATTTTTTGGCGGCTTTATTAGATCCAGCGCATGTACTGCGGAGTAAAAAACTGGGCTTAAGTCACAAACGGTATTTTAATGCCGGGGCGATGTTGATTGACGTAGATGGTTGGCGACAAGCGCAAATGACGGAGCGGGTGTTAGCAAGTTATCGAGAAAATATGGCACGCTTTCCAATGTTAGAGCAAGATACCTTAAACTACCTTTTAGATGGTCAGTTTACTGAGTTTTCGGCTACGAGCATTTGCACCATGGATGCTTTTAATCATTTGCAAATTAAACCACAGGCTGACAATGTGGTGTGGCATTTTGTAAATGCTGGCAAACCTTGGGTCAAAAATTGTGATCCGGAAATAGAAAAAATCTATTGGGGATATGTGCATCGCTCTTTGTGGTTTGATATGACAGCTATTGAACCACGCGATGTGAAAACAGCTTTTTTAGCTGGGAAAAACGCAGAGAAAAAAGGCGAATACAAGGCGGCAGCACACTATTTAGGTTTAGTAGCCAGCCGCTTGATGGAGTATTATTTACAACAAATGGAACGGGACTAG